Proteins from a single region of Budorcas taxicolor isolate Tak-1 chromosome 11, Takin1.1, whole genome shotgun sequence:
- the SLC20A1 gene encoding sodium-dependent phosphate transporter 1 isoform X2, producing the protein MATTVAPLITTAIAATAASGPLVDYLWMLILGFIIAFVLAFSVGANDVANSFGTAVGSGVVTLKQACILASIFETVGSVLLGAKVSETIRKGLIDVEMYNSTQKLLMAGSVSAMFGSAVWQLVASFLKLPISGTHCIVGATIGFSLVAKGQEGVKWSELIKIVLSWFVSPLLSGIMSGILFFLVRAFILRKADPVPNGLRALPVFYACTIGINLFSIMYTGAPLLGFDKLPLWGTILISVGCAVFCALIVWFFVCPRMKRKIEREIKSSPSESPLMEKKNSLKEDHEETKLSLSDIETRNPVSEVGSATVPLRAVVEERTVSFKLGDLEEAPERERLPSVDLKEETSIEGSMNGAVQLPNGNLVQFSQAVSNQINSSGHYQYHTVHKDSGLYKELLHKLHLAKVGDCMGDSADKPLRRNNSYTSYTMAICGMPLDSFRAKEGEQKGEEMEKLTWPNADSKKRIRMDSYTSYCNAVSDIHSASEVDMSVKAEMGLGDRKGSTSSLEEWCDQDKPEVSLLFQFLQILTACFGSFAHGGNDVSNAIGPLVALYLVYDTGDVSSKVATPIWLLLYGGVGICIGLWVWGRRVIQTMGKDLTPITPSSGFSIELASALTVVIASNIGLPISTTHCKVGSVVSVGWLRSKKAVDWRLFRNIFMAWFVTVPISGVISAAIMAVFKYIIL; encoded by the exons ATGGCAACGACCGTGGCACCGCTCATTACCACTGCTATTGCTGCTACTGCCGCTTCTGGTCCGTTGGTGGACTACCTATGGATGCTCATCCTGGGTTTTATTATTGCGTTCGTCCTGGCATTCTCCGTGGGAGCCAATGATGTAGCAAATTCGTTTGGTACAGCCGTGGGATCAGGTGTAGTGACCCTCAAGCAAGCCTGCATCTTAGCTAGTATCTTTGAAACAGTGGGCTCTGTCCTCCTGGGGGCCAAAGTGAGCGAGACGATCAGGAAGGGCTTGATTGACGTGGAGATGTACAACTCGACCCAAAAGCTGTTGATGGCCGGCTCCGTCAGTGCGATGTTTG GTTCTGCGGTGTGGCAACTAGTGGCTTCCTTCTTGAAGCTGCCCATTTCTGGAACCCATTGTATCGTCGGTGCAACCATTGGTTTCTCCTTGGTGGCAAAGGGGCAGGAAGGTGTCAAGTGGTCTGAACTGATAAAAATCG TGTTGTCTTGGTTCGTCTCTCCTCTGCTTTCTGGTATTATGTCTGGGATTTTATTCTTCCTGGTTCGTGCATTCATCCTCCGTAAG GCAGATCCCGTTCCAAATGGGTTGCGAGCTTTGCCAGTGTTCTATGCCTGCACGATTGGAATCAACCTCTTTTCCATCATGTACACTGGAGCACCAT TGCTGGGCTTTGACAAACTTCCTCTGTGGGGTACCATCCTCATCTCGGTGGGCTGTGCAGTTTTCTGTGCCCTTATCGTCTGGTTCTTTGTATGTCCCAGGATGAAGAGAAAAATCGAAC GAGAAATCAAGTCTAGTCCTTCTGAAAGCCCCTTAATGGAGAAAAAGAATAGCTTGAAAGAAGACCATGAAGAAACAAAGTTGTCACTCAGTGACATCGAAACAAGGAATCCTGTGTCGGAGGTGGGCTCAGCCACCGTGCCCCTCAGGGCTGTGGTGGAGGAGAGAACAGTCTCATTCAAACTTGGAGACCTGGAAGAAGCTCCCGAGCGAGAGAGGCTTCCCAGCGTGGACCTGAAAGAGGAGACCAGCATCGAAGGCTCTATGAACG GTGCTGTGCAGTTGCCAAATGGGAAcctcgttcagttcagtcaagcTGTCAGTAACCAGATTAACTCCAGCGGCCATTACCAGTATCACACCGTGCACAAAGACTCCGGCTTGTACAAAGAGCTCCTCCATAAGTTACATCTCGCCAAGGTGGGGGACTGCATGGGAGACTCTGCTGACAAGCCCTTGAGGCGCAATAATAGCTACACTTCCTATACCATGGCAATCTGCGGCATGCCTCTGGATTCCTTCCGCGCCAAAGAAGGCGAACAGAAGGGTgaagagatggagaagctgaCGTGGCCTAACGCAGACAGCAAGAAGCGAATTCGAATGGACAGCTACACCAGTTACTGCAATGCTGTGTCTGACATTCACTCGGCGTCGGAAGTGGACATGAGTGTCAAGGCAGAGATGGGTCTGGGCGACAGGAAAGGGAGCACTAGCTCCCTGGAAGAATGGTGCGACCAGGACAAGCCAGAAGTGTCTCTCCTCTTCCAGTTCCTGCAGATCCTCACAGCCTGCTTTGGGTCCTTCGCCCATGGTGGCAATGACGTCAG CAATGCCATTGGTCCTCTGGTTGCTTTGTATCTGGTTTATGACACCGGTGATGTTTCCTCAAAAGTAGCAACGCCAATATGGCTTCTGCTCTATGGTGGTGTTGGTATCTGTATTGGTCTCTGGGTGTGGGGAAGGAGAGTCATCCAGACCATGGGGAAGGATCTGACACCCATCACGCCCTCTAG CGGCTTCAGTATTGAGCTGGCATCTGCCCTCACTGTAGTAATTGCGTCGAATATTGGTCTTCCCATCAGCACGACACATTGTAAA GTGGGCTCTGTTGTATCCGTTGGCTGGCTCCGATCCAAAAAGGCTGTCGATTGGCGACTCTTCCGCAACATTTTTATGGCCTGGTTCGTCACAGTCCCCATTTCGGGTGTTATCAGTGCTGCCATCATGGCAGTCTTCAAATACATCATCCTCTGA
- the SLC20A1 gene encoding sodium-dependent phosphate transporter 1 isoform X1 has product MATTVAPLITTAIAATAASGPLVDYLWMLILGFIIAFVLAFSVGANDVANSFGTAVGSGVVTLKQACILASIFETVGSVLLGAKVSETIRKGLIDVEMYNSTQKLLMAGSVSAMFGSAVWQLVASFLKLPISGTHCIVGATIGFSLVAKGQEGVKWSELIKIVLSWFVSPLLSGIMSGILFFLVRAFILRKADPVPNGLRALPVFYACTIGINLFSIMYTGAPLLGFDKLPLWGTILISVGCAVFCALIVWFFVCPRMKRKIEREIKSSPSESPLMEKKNSLKEDHEETKLSLSDIETRNPVSEVGSATVPLRAVVEERTVSFKLGDLEEAPERERLPSVDLKEETSIEGSMNGAVQLPNGNLVQFSQAVSNQINSSGHYQYHTVHKDSGLYKELLHKLHLAKVGDCMGDSADKPLRRNNSYTSYTMAICGMPLDSFRAKEGEQKGEEMEKLTWPNADSKKRIRMDSYTSYCNAVSDIHSASEVDMSVKAEMGLGDRKGSTSSLEEWCDQDKPEVSLLFQFLQILTACFGSFAHGGNDVSNAIGPLVALYLVYDTGDVSSKVATPIWLLLYGGVGICIGLWVWGRRVIQTMGKDLTPITPSSGFSIELASALTVVIASNIGLPISTTHCKVGSVVSVGWLRSKKAVDWRLFRNIFMAWLQTSHPGCLVQWTHSSSSLFLLPLPS; this is encoded by the exons ATGGCAACGACCGTGGCACCGCTCATTACCACTGCTATTGCTGCTACTGCCGCTTCTGGTCCGTTGGTGGACTACCTATGGATGCTCATCCTGGGTTTTATTATTGCGTTCGTCCTGGCATTCTCCGTGGGAGCCAATGATGTAGCAAATTCGTTTGGTACAGCCGTGGGATCAGGTGTAGTGACCCTCAAGCAAGCCTGCATCTTAGCTAGTATCTTTGAAACAGTGGGCTCTGTCCTCCTGGGGGCCAAAGTGAGCGAGACGATCAGGAAGGGCTTGATTGACGTGGAGATGTACAACTCGACCCAAAAGCTGTTGATGGCCGGCTCCGTCAGTGCGATGTTTG GTTCTGCGGTGTGGCAACTAGTGGCTTCCTTCTTGAAGCTGCCCATTTCTGGAACCCATTGTATCGTCGGTGCAACCATTGGTTTCTCCTTGGTGGCAAAGGGGCAGGAAGGTGTCAAGTGGTCTGAACTGATAAAAATCG TGTTGTCTTGGTTCGTCTCTCCTCTGCTTTCTGGTATTATGTCTGGGATTTTATTCTTCCTGGTTCGTGCATTCATCCTCCGTAAG GCAGATCCCGTTCCAAATGGGTTGCGAGCTTTGCCAGTGTTCTATGCCTGCACGATTGGAATCAACCTCTTTTCCATCATGTACACTGGAGCACCAT TGCTGGGCTTTGACAAACTTCCTCTGTGGGGTACCATCCTCATCTCGGTGGGCTGTGCAGTTTTCTGTGCCCTTATCGTCTGGTTCTTTGTATGTCCCAGGATGAAGAGAAAAATCGAAC GAGAAATCAAGTCTAGTCCTTCTGAAAGCCCCTTAATGGAGAAAAAGAATAGCTTGAAAGAAGACCATGAAGAAACAAAGTTGTCACTCAGTGACATCGAAACAAGGAATCCTGTGTCGGAGGTGGGCTCAGCCACCGTGCCCCTCAGGGCTGTGGTGGAGGAGAGAACAGTCTCATTCAAACTTGGAGACCTGGAAGAAGCTCCCGAGCGAGAGAGGCTTCCCAGCGTGGACCTGAAAGAGGAGACCAGCATCGAAGGCTCTATGAACG GTGCTGTGCAGTTGCCAAATGGGAAcctcgttcagttcagtcaagcTGTCAGTAACCAGATTAACTCCAGCGGCCATTACCAGTATCACACCGTGCACAAAGACTCCGGCTTGTACAAAGAGCTCCTCCATAAGTTACATCTCGCCAAGGTGGGGGACTGCATGGGAGACTCTGCTGACAAGCCCTTGAGGCGCAATAATAGCTACACTTCCTATACCATGGCAATCTGCGGCATGCCTCTGGATTCCTTCCGCGCCAAAGAAGGCGAACAGAAGGGTgaagagatggagaagctgaCGTGGCCTAACGCAGACAGCAAGAAGCGAATTCGAATGGACAGCTACACCAGTTACTGCAATGCTGTGTCTGACATTCACTCGGCGTCGGAAGTGGACATGAGTGTCAAGGCAGAGATGGGTCTGGGCGACAGGAAAGGGAGCACTAGCTCCCTGGAAGAATGGTGCGACCAGGACAAGCCAGAAGTGTCTCTCCTCTTCCAGTTCCTGCAGATCCTCACAGCCTGCTTTGGGTCCTTCGCCCATGGTGGCAATGACGTCAG CAATGCCATTGGTCCTCTGGTTGCTTTGTATCTGGTTTATGACACCGGTGATGTTTCCTCAAAAGTAGCAACGCCAATATGGCTTCTGCTCTATGGTGGTGTTGGTATCTGTATTGGTCTCTGGGTGTGGGGAAGGAGAGTCATCCAGACCATGGGGAAGGATCTGACACCCATCACGCCCTCTAG CGGCTTCAGTATTGAGCTGGCATCTGCCCTCACTGTAGTAATTGCGTCGAATATTGGTCTTCCCATCAGCACGACACATTGTAAA GTGGGCTCTGTTGTATCCGTTGGCTGGCTCCGATCCAAAAAGGCTGTCGATTGGCGACTCTTCCGCAACATTTTTATGGCCTG GCTTCAGACTTCTCATCCAGGATGCCTGGTGCAGTGGACACATAGCagctcttccctcttccttcttccccttcccaGCTAG